A window from Rhizosphaericola mali encodes these proteins:
- the nadB gene encoding L-aspartate oxidase: protein MQTDFLIIGSGIAGLTYAIKVAQKYPDKKITIITKTQTEETNTKYAQGGVAGVWDKEHDSYEKHIEDTLIAGDGLCNKESVEIVVKEGPTRIKEIIQYGADFDKTEAGEYALGREGGHSEFRILHYKDITGWEMERTLIQKMKTLPNIELLKNCYVLDLITQHHLGFLVTKSTHDIRCFGVYVLNLKTNKIEKILSNITLLASGGCGQVYKTTTNPTIATGDGVAMVYRAKGRIENMEFIQFHPTALFEPGLSPSFLISEAVRGDGAILRNNKNEAFMEKYDPRKDLAPRDIVARAIDNEMKKDGAEHVWLDCRAMDEEKFKHHFPNIYEHCLNIGIDVFQNMIPVAPAAHYSCGGIKTDEWARTSILNLYACGECSSTGLHGANRLASNSLLEAMVFGHRAYVDTERKIRAGIANDLKETDIPDWNTKGTSDPKEMILITQSRKELEQIMSNYVGIVRNNIRLDRALTRLDLLFEETEKMYKSTKVSPQLCQLRNLITVGYLIVKSAQFRKESRGLHYNTDYPEKSPLLQNIIL, encoded by the coding sequence ATGCAGACAGATTTTTTGATAATAGGTAGCGGTATCGCCGGATTGACATACGCTATAAAAGTGGCACAGAAGTACCCAGACAAAAAAATTACGATAATAACAAAAACTCAAACAGAGGAAACAAACACCAAGTATGCACAAGGCGGCGTTGCTGGCGTTTGGGATAAAGAGCATGATAGTTATGAAAAACATATCGAAGATACGCTGATTGCTGGGGATGGATTGTGCAATAAAGAATCTGTCGAGATCGTCGTAAAAGAAGGTCCTACGCGCATTAAGGAAATTATCCAATATGGAGCAGACTTTGACAAGACGGAGGCAGGAGAATACGCTTTAGGCAGAGAAGGTGGACATAGCGAATTTAGAATTTTGCATTATAAGGATATTACAGGTTGGGAAATGGAGCGCACATTGATCCAAAAAATGAAAACCCTTCCCAATATTGAATTATTGAAAAATTGCTATGTTCTCGATCTAATTACGCAGCACCATTTGGGTTTTCTAGTTACAAAATCGACACACGACATTCGTTGTTTTGGAGTGTATGTGCTTAATCTGAAAACCAACAAAATTGAAAAAATTCTTTCTAATATTACATTATTAGCTTCCGGCGGTTGTGGTCAAGTCTACAAAACTACGACCAATCCTACGATTGCAACAGGGGATGGTGTAGCTATGGTGTATCGTGCAAAAGGTCGTATTGAAAATATGGAATTCATTCAATTTCACCCAACTGCTTTATTTGAACCGGGCTTATCTCCTTCTTTCTTGATTTCCGAAGCTGTCCGTGGCGACGGTGCGATTTTGCGTAATAACAAAAATGAAGCCTTTATGGAAAAATATGATCCACGCAAAGATCTTGCCCCTAGAGATATCGTCGCAAGAGCAATAGACAATGAAATGAAAAAAGACGGTGCCGAACATGTTTGGTTAGATTGTCGTGCGATGGATGAGGAAAAATTCAAACATCATTTTCCAAATATATACGAGCATTGTTTGAATATTGGTATAGATGTATTCCAAAATATGATTCCGGTAGCGCCCGCAGCGCATTATAGTTGTGGAGGAATTAAAACGGATGAGTGGGCGCGAACTTCCATACTCAATCTATATGCATGCGGAGAATGTAGCAGTACGGGCTTACATGGCGCTAATCGTCTTGCTTCTAATAGTTTGCTAGAAGCAATGGTATTCGGACATCGTGCCTATGTGGATACAGAAAGAAAAATTAGGGCTGGAATTGCCAATGATTTGAAAGAAACGGACATTCCTGATTGGAATACTAAAGGAACTAGCGATCCTAAAGAAATGATTTTGATTACACAAAGTCGTAAGGAATTGGAACAAATAATGAGTAATTATGTCGGTATTGTTCGCAACAATATTCGTCTGGATAGAGCCTTGACTCGTTTAGATTTGTTATTTGAAGAAACGGAAAAAATGTATAAATCCACAAAAGTGTCTCCGCAATTATGCCAATTGCGCAACCTTATTACGGTTGGATATTTGATTGTAAAATCCGCACAATTCAGAAAAGAAAGCCGTGGATTGCACTACAATACAGATTATCCTGAAAAAAGCCCATTATTACAAAATATAATTTTATAG
- a CDS encoding glycosyltransferase, translated as MTAVILWILAGLLFLYCILILQYYGWFKKLQPFITDKKVTPQISFSIIIPARDEADNIGKCVLSILKNKYPLHLFEVIVIDDFSSDKTCAVVENIQKQYPNLRLFHMAELIPNAANLNSYKKKAIELAIGKSAHNWIITTDADCQVGEEWLRSFNNYILQEDKVFVAAPVSFIDTGSFLSKFQYLDFLSLQGITAAAVSAGVHSMCNGANLCYQKDAFFHVEGFKGVDHLASGDDMFLMHKILKKYPKSVGYLFAQEAIVETLPMDTVKGFINQRIRWASKADSYQDKSIIAVLALVYLVNVFFIVGFIFSLFEWTTFRFWLGLFIVKIIVEMFFLTPVAKFYKGQRLMKYFPIMELPHLVYTVVAGFLGKFGKYQWKGRTVK; from the coding sequence ATGACAGCAGTGATATTATGGATTTTAGCGGGCTTGCTTTTTTTGTATTGTATTTTGATTTTACAATATTATGGTTGGTTTAAAAAGTTACAACCATTTATTACGGACAAAAAAGTCACACCTCAAATTTCATTTTCCATAATCATTCCTGCAAGAGATGAAGCAGACAATATTGGTAAATGTGTTCTTTCCATATTGAAAAATAAATATCCTTTACATTTATTTGAAGTCATTGTAATTGATGATTTTTCTTCAGATAAAACTTGTGCGGTTGTAGAAAATATACAAAAGCAATATCCTAATTTGCGTCTATTTCACATGGCGGAATTAATTCCCAATGCTGCCAATCTGAATTCTTACAAGAAAAAAGCAATAGAATTAGCGATAGGTAAATCTGCTCACAATTGGATTATTACGACCGATGCAGACTGTCAAGTAGGTGAGGAGTGGTTGCGGTCTTTCAATAATTACATACTACAAGAGGATAAAGTATTTGTCGCAGCACCGGTTTCATTTATTGATACGGGGAGTTTTTTGAGTAAATTTCAATATTTAGATTTTTTGAGTTTGCAGGGGATTACAGCGGCTGCGGTCAGCGCTGGTGTACACAGTATGTGTAATGGTGCCAATCTTTGTTATCAAAAAGATGCATTTTTTCATGTCGAGGGATTTAAGGGCGTAGATCATTTGGCGAGTGGTGATGATATGTTTTTGATGCATAAGATTTTGAAAAAATATCCAAAATCGGTTGGTTATTTATTTGCACAAGAAGCCATAGTAGAAACTTTGCCGATGGATACAGTAAAAGGATTTATCAATCAAAGGATTCGCTGGGCGAGTAAAGCGGATAGTTATCAAGATAAAAGTATCATCGCGGTGCTGGCATTGGTGTATTTGGTCAATGTGTTTTTTATAGTTGGATTTATTTTTTCCTTATTTGAATGGACTACATTTCGGTTTTGGCTAGGATTATTTATAGTTAAGATTATAGTTGAAATGTTTTTTCTCACACCAGTTGCCAAATTTTATAAAGGACAAAGATTGATGAAATATTTTCCGATAATGGAATTGCCACATTTGGTATATACAGTTGTTGCTGGATTTTTGGGGAAATTTGGAAAGTATCAATGGAAGGGGCGAACTGTAAAATAA
- a CDS encoding response regulator transcription factor, which translates to MEYNANILLVEDEESLHETLKLNLELEGYSVTSAYDGQVALKSALAEYFDLIIMDIMIPEMDGISVTESLRLQNIESPILILSAKNSSADKVNGLKKGADDYLTKPFDLEELLLRVKKLIIKNRKIQEKESIGDNYNFGNNKIEFASQQAINYQGKTIELSKKEAMLLKLLIENKNEVVPREKILQVVWGYNVYPATRTIDNFILNFRKYFEEDSRNPQHFHSVRSVGYKFTD; encoded by the coding sequence ATGGAATATAACGCAAATATATTATTGGTAGAAGATGAGGAAAGTCTTCATGAAACTTTAAAACTAAATCTGGAGTTAGAGGGTTATTCAGTCACATCGGCTTATGATGGACAAGTCGCTTTAAAGTCTGCCCTTGCAGAATATTTCGATTTGATTATTATGGACATCATGATTCCAGAAATGGACGGAATCAGTGTTACAGAAAGCCTTCGTTTACAAAATATAGAATCCCCTATCTTAATACTAAGTGCCAAAAACTCTAGTGCAGATAAAGTAAACGGACTAAAAAAGGGCGCAGATGATTATTTGACCAAGCCATTTGATTTGGAAGAGCTGCTTTTGCGTGTCAAAAAATTGATTATCAAAAACCGTAAAATACAAGAAAAAGAATCTATCGGCGACAACTATAATTTTGGAAATAATAAAATAGAATTTGCATCTCAACAAGCGATCAACTATCAAGGGAAAACGATCGAGTTGAGTAAGAAAGAAGCGATGCTATTGAAATTACTGATAGAAAATAAAAACGAAGTTGTACCTCGTGAAAAAATCCTGCAAGTAGTTTGGGGTTACAATGTATATCCTGCGACGCGCACGATCGACAATTTCATTCTTAACTTTAGAAAATATTTTGAGGAAGATAGTCGCAATCCGCAACATTTTCACTCAGTGAGAAGTGTGGGTTACAAATTTACCGACTAG